The DNA region GCGCGTCCGATTCAGGGAGAATCTTGGCGGGGCCGCCGACCTCCCACACCATCGTCTCGACGCCGCAGTCCGAAATCGCCCGCTCGACTTCGTCGGCGTAGTCGGCTTTCGTGTTCACGTAGACGCTCGCGCCGGTGTCCGTCGAGAAGTACACCGGCACGCCCTCGTCGCGGAGTTCGCGGACGGCGTTGAAGATGGCGATGGTCTCCGGTTGCCAGTACACCCACCCCGAGGGACCGGTCATCGTCGTCGCCGTCAGCGACAGCGAGTCGTGCTCGGCCAACTCGAACGTTCGGTCGAAGTCGGCAGCGCGGAGCGCGTCGCGCATCTCGGCGATTTGGCCGTGGATGTGCGCCATCCGTGCCTGGAACATGTGGCTCTCGGCGGCCTCCTCGTGGGCCTGCTCGGTCTCTTTGTACGCGGGCACCAGTCCCGCGACGATGCGGAGGTCGTCTTCCAACTCGGTTTCGATGCGCTCGGAGCGGCAGTCGTCGTCGTTCAGTCCGGTGTAGAGCTGTGAGAACGCGCCCGTGACGGCGCGAGCAGCCGAAGAGGAGCCGCGGCGGGCGATAGTCGAGATTTCCGGGCGCGTCAGGTCGAGACCCGCGGCCTCCGAGAGCGCCATCGCGGCGGCGGCGAAACCAGAGGAAGAGGAACCGAACCCGACGTTCGAGGGGAAGTTGTTCTCGCTCTCGAAGCGCACGGCGTAGTCGATGCCTGCCAACTCGCGGGTGTGGTCGACGACGGCCTGAATTCGCTCTGCGCCGCGGCCCTCGACCGCCTCGCCGTCGATGAGAAAGATGTCCTCGTCGGCGTCGGGGTCGAACTCGACGGTCGTGGTCGTGGACGAGGGCGCGGTGCAGACGCTGATACTGTCGTGGTACGGCAGTCGGAGTTTCGGGTCGCGCATCCCGTGGTACTTCACGAGACCTTGAATCGGGTGTGCTCGCGCGGTGGCTTTCATGCCAGAAGGCGTGCGCGACTGCAGGTTAAACGTCCCGGAAGTCGCCCGCGTCGAAGCGTGCGTTCGGCGTACCAGCGGTCGGTCCGTCTGCGAGGCGACGCGTCAGTCCGCTTGCTGGGCGACCCGGTGGTACGGCGCTCGCGAGATGGCCTCGCGGAGTTCGGCCAGCGAGTGCCGCCCCTCGTTCGTCATCGCGCCGACGACGGCGAACACCTCCTGTCGAGAGACTTTCACGCCGTGGCTGGTGAGCGCGTCCTCGGGGTTCGCCGAGAGTTCGCGGAGCGTCCCGACGGCGAGGAGGAACGGAATCGCCCACGCGGCGAGGGTGTTGCCGTCGGTGGTCGGCACCGTTTCGAGGTACGTCTGCGCGTCGTCGAGGAACGTCCGAGCGTGCGAGGCCGTCCGGCGGACGACGTTCGTCGCGCCCGCCTTGTTCGCGGGGTCGACGACCTCGTCTTGGGGGACACCTTCGTCTTCGAGCCACTCGGCCGGGAGGTAGACGTTGTTCTCCTCGGTGTAGTCGTCGTAGACGTCCTTGGAGATGTTGACCAGTTGGAGGAGGAGGCCGAACTCCTCGGCGGTGTTGTAGAGGCGCTTGCGGCGCTCGGAGTCGATGTCGCCGCGAGTGACGAGGTTGGTGATGAGATTTCCGACGGTTCCGGCGGCGTAGTAGCAGTACTCTTCGAGTTCCTCGCGCGACTGGATGCGGAGGCCGTCCGTATCGGCGTAGCGCTCGACGAACATCGCCATCCCCTGGACGAGTTCGCGGGCCGGCGGCGTCACGGCGTTCCGAACGTCGTCGGGAAGCGACTCGAACGTCGCGAATACGCGCGGCGACTCGGCGACGACCTCCCAATCGTCGTTTCGAGCCTCGGGCGCGGGTACCCACGAAGCGACTGCCTCGGCGAACTGTTCGATACTCGTCTCGTCTGCAGGGTCGAGCACCGCGTCGTACAGGCGGAGCAAGCGTGCTTGCTCGTCGGCAGGGATGTGCTCGGCGTCTTCGACGGTATCGGCGATACGGCAGACGAGGTAGCCGAGACAGATGTACGATGACATCGGCTCGTCGAGGACGCGCACGGTGAGTGCGAACGTCCTCGAAACGCCTTGGACGGCGTCGTGACACCACTGCAAGTCTGCGTCGTTCCCGGGCGGTCGGGCAT from Haloprofundus halobius includes:
- the mvaD gene encoding phosphomevalonate decarboxylase MvaD, yielding MKATARAHPIQGLVKYHGMRDPKLRLPYHDSISVCTAPSSTTTTVEFDPDADEDIFLIDGEAVEGRGAERIQAVVDHTRELAGIDYAVRFESENNFPSNVGFGSSSSGFAAAAMALSEAAGLDLTRPEISTIARRGSSSAARAVTGAFSQLYTGLNDDDCRSERIETELEDDLRIVAGLVPAYKETEQAHEEAAESHMFQARMAHIHGQIAEMRDALRAADFDRTFELAEHDSLSLTATTMTGPSGWVYWQPETIAIFNAVRELRDEGVPVYFSTDTGASVYVNTKADYADEVERAISDCGVETMVWEVGGPAKILPESDALF
- a CDS encoding phytoene/squalene synthase family protein, with the protein product MPEDADARPPGNDADLQWCHDAVQGVSRTFALTVRVLDEPMSSYICLGYLVCRIADTVEDAEHIPADEQARLLRLYDAVLDPADETSIEQFAEAVASWVPAPEARNDDWEVVAESPRVFATFESLPDDVRNAVTPPARELVQGMAMFVERYADTDGLRIQSREELEEYCYYAAGTVGNLITNLVTRGDIDSERRKRLYNTAEEFGLLLQLVNISKDVYDDYTEENNVYLPAEWLEDEGVPQDEVVDPANKAGATNVVRRTASHARTFLDDAQTYLETVPTTDGNTLAAWAIPFLLAVGTLRELSANPEDALTSHGVKVSRQEVFAVVGAMTNEGRHSLAELREAISRAPYHRVAQQAD